A window of the Streptomyces sp. NBC_00454 genome harbors these coding sequences:
- a CDS encoding NUDIX domain-containing protein produces the protein MDIKDTAESWETVSAERPFQGAKTAVASDQVRMPDGSLARRDYQVHPGSVCVLALDDTGRVLVLSQYRHPVRRRLWELPAGLLDVVGENPLHGAQRELYEEAHVKAEEWRVLADFYASPGGSDEAIRIFLARGVSDAEGERYEESGSEEADMEVAWVPLPELVHGVLAGELGNPGMVTGVLALSAALASEGGLDSLRPAQAPWPARPYEA, from the coding sequence ATGGACATCAAGGACACGGCGGAATCCTGGGAGACGGTGTCGGCGGAGCGGCCGTTCCAGGGCGCGAAGACGGCGGTGGCATCGGACCAGGTCCGGATGCCGGACGGGTCCCTGGCCCGCCGCGACTACCAGGTGCACCCGGGATCGGTGTGCGTACTGGCCCTGGACGACACGGGGCGGGTCCTGGTGCTGAGCCAGTACCGCCACCCGGTGCGGCGGCGGCTGTGGGAGCTCCCGGCGGGCCTGCTGGACGTGGTGGGGGAGAACCCGCTGCACGGGGCGCAGCGCGAGCTCTACGAGGAGGCACACGTCAAGGCCGAGGAGTGGCGGGTGCTGGCCGACTTCTACGCCTCGCCCGGCGGCTCGGACGAGGCGATCCGGATCTTCCTGGCCCGCGGCGTCTCGGACGCGGAGGGGGAGCGGTACGAGGAGTCCGGCTCGGAGGAGGCGGACATGGAGGTGGCCTGGGTGCCGCTGCCCGAGCTGGTGCACGGAGTACTGGCGGGCGAGCTCGGCAACCCGGGGATGGTGACGGGGGTCCTGGCCCTGTCGGCGGCCCTTGCCTCCGAGGGCGGCCTCGACTCCCTGCGCCCGGCGCAGGCCCCGTGGCCGGCGCGCCCGTACGAGGCGTAG
- a CDS encoding CTP synthase, with protein sequence MPSAASRNSTAMTTKHIFVTGGVASSLGKGLTASSLGALLKARGLRVTMQKLDPYLNVDPGTMNPFQHGEVFVTNDGAETDLDIGHYERFLDVDLDGSANVTTGQVYSQVIAKERRGEYLGDTVQVIPHITNEIKHRIRRMATADVDVVITEVGGTVGDIESLPFLETVRQVRHEVGRDNVFVVHISLLPYIGPSGELKTKPTQHSVAALRNIGIQPDAIVLRADREVPTSIKRKISLMCDVDEAAVVAAIDAKSIYDIPKVLHTEGLDAYVVRKLDLPFRDVNWTVWEDLLDRVHNPDHEVKVALVGKYIDLPDAYLSVTEALRAGGFANRARVEIKWVTSDDCKTPAGAAEALGDVDAICVPGGFGDRGVNGKVGAITYARENKIPLLGLCLGLQCVVIEAARNLAGIEDANSTEFDASTPNPVISTMEEQLAFVEGAGDLGGTMRLGMYPAKLAEGSIVREVYGDQAYVDERHRHRYEVNNAYRGELEKKAGLVFSGTSPDNKLVEYVEYPREVHPYLVATQAHPELRSRPTRPHPLFAGLVKAAVERQQAAK encoded by the coding sequence ATGCCGTCCGCTGCTTCTCGAAACAGCACAGCCATGACGACCAAGCACATCTTCGTCACCGGGGGTGTCGCCTCCTCTCTCGGCAAGGGCCTGACGGCCTCCAGCCTGGGTGCGCTGCTGAAGGCGCGCGGTCTGCGGGTCACGATGCAGAAGCTCGACCCGTACCTGAACGTCGACCCCGGCACGATGAACCCCTTCCAGCACGGCGAGGTGTTCGTCACCAACGACGGCGCCGAGACCGACCTGGACATCGGTCACTACGAGCGCTTCCTCGACGTCGACCTCGACGGCTCGGCCAACGTCACCACCGGCCAGGTCTACTCGCAGGTCATCGCCAAGGAGCGGCGCGGCGAGTACCTCGGTGACACCGTGCAGGTCATCCCGCACATCACCAACGAGATCAAGCACCGCATCCGCCGCATGGCGACCGCGGACGTCGACGTGGTCATCACCGAGGTCGGCGGCACCGTCGGCGACATCGAGTCCCTGCCGTTCCTGGAGACGGTCCGCCAGGTCCGCCACGAGGTCGGCCGCGACAACGTCTTCGTCGTGCACATCTCGCTGCTGCCCTACATCGGCCCCTCCGGCGAGCTGAAGACCAAGCCCACCCAGCACTCGGTGGCGGCCCTGCGCAACATCGGCATCCAGCCCGACGCCATCGTGCTGCGCGCCGACCGCGAGGTCCCCACCTCCATCAAGCGCAAGATCTCGCTGATGTGCGACGTCGACGAGGCGGCCGTGGTCGCGGCGATCGACGCCAAGTCCATCTACGACATCCCCAAGGTGCTGCACACCGAGGGCCTGGACGCCTACGTCGTGCGCAAGCTCGACCTGCCGTTCCGCGACGTCAACTGGACGGTGTGGGAGGACCTGCTGGACCGGGTCCACAACCCCGACCACGAGGTCAAGGTCGCGCTCGTCGGCAAGTACATCGACCTGCCGGACGCCTACCTGTCGGTGACCGAGGCGCTGCGCGCCGGCGGTTTCGCCAACCGGGCCCGCGTCGAGATCAAGTGGGTCACCTCCGACGACTGCAAGACCCCGGCCGGCGCCGCTGAGGCGCTCGGCGACGTGGACGCGATCTGCGTGCCCGGCGGGTTCGGCGACCGCGGGGTCAACGGCAAGGTGGGCGCGATCACCTACGCCCGCGAGAACAAGATCCCGCTGCTCGGCCTGTGCCTGGGTCTGCAGTGCGTGGTCATCGAGGCCGCGCGCAACCTGGCGGGCATCGAGGACGCGAACTCCACCGAGTTCGACGCCTCCACCCCCAACCCGGTGATCTCCACGATGGAGGAGCAGCTGGCCTTCGTCGAGGGCGCGGGCGACCTGGGCGGCACCATGCGCCTGGGCATGTACCCGGCGAAGCTCGCCGAGGGTTCCATCGTGCGCGAGGTCTACGGCGACCAGGCGTACGTGGACGAGCGCCACCGCCACCGCTACGAGGTCAACAACGCCTACCGCGGCGAGCTGGAGAAGAAGGCCGGTCTGGTCTTCTCCGGCACCTCCCCGGACAACAAGCTGGTCGAGTACGTCGAGTACCCGCGCGAGGTGCACCCCTACCTGGTGGCCACCCAGGCCCACCCGGAGCTGCGCTCGCGCCCGACGCGCCCGCACCCGCTGTTCGCGGGTCTGGTCAAGGCGGCCGTGGAGCGCCAGCAGGCCGCGAAGTAG
- a CDS encoding glycoside hydrolase family 15 protein produces MSGRIEDYALIGDMQTAALVCRDGAVDWLCLPRFDSHAVFASILGTEEHGFWRIGPAFPAGAEAPRASRRRYRGDSLVLESEWDTPRGTVRVIDFMPPRENHAPQIIRIVEGISGRVPMRSALRMRFSYGRVVPWVHKVDGRTVAVAGPDSVWLDTEAQTYGKDLTTYSDFTVGPGDRMAFCISWQPSHKEPPQQPDAEEALTATTGFWHDWVEQCTYHGPYREAVIRSLITLKALTYAPTGGIVAAPTTSLPEEIGGVRNWDYRYTWLRDAAITLSSLLRTGYRDEAAAWRDWLLRAVAGDPENLQIMYGIAGERELGETELDWLPGYEGSRPVRVGNGAAGQLQLDVYGEVTEALHLGHMTGLARNDYASLLQLKLIRYLETHWDQPDEGIWEVRGPRRHFVHSKVMAWVAVDRTIKLIESGDADGPLERWRELRDEIHQDVCEKGYDKERNTFTQSYGSKELDASLLLIPQMGFLPPDDKRVIGTIEAIQRELSTPDGFILRYPTAGEEAGVDGLEGDEGAFLACSFWMADDLAMIGRVDEARRLFEKLLSLRNDLGLLAEEWDPKLQRQVGNFPQAFSHVPLIDTALRLTASGAYGG; encoded by the coding sequence GTGTCCGGGCGCATCGAGGATTACGCACTGATCGGGGACATGCAGACCGCGGCTTTGGTCTGCCGGGACGGGGCAGTGGACTGGTTGTGCCTGCCACGTTTCGACTCCCATGCTGTTTTCGCGAGCATCCTCGGTACCGAGGAACACGGGTTCTGGCGGATCGGTCCGGCGTTCCCGGCCGGCGCCGAGGCCCCGCGCGCCTCGCGCCGCCGCTACCGAGGTGACTCGCTGGTCCTGGAATCCGAGTGGGACACCCCGCGCGGCACGGTCCGCGTGATCGACTTCATGCCGCCGCGCGAGAACCACGCCCCGCAGATCATCCGCATCGTGGAGGGCATCAGCGGGCGCGTCCCGATGCGCTCCGCCCTGCGGATGCGCTTCAGCTACGGCCGCGTGGTGCCCTGGGTGCACAAGGTCGACGGACGTACGGTCGCCGTCGCGGGCCCCGACTCGGTCTGGCTGGACACCGAGGCGCAGACCTACGGCAAGGACCTGACCACGTACTCCGACTTCACCGTCGGCCCCGGCGACCGGATGGCCTTCTGCATCAGCTGGCAGCCCTCGCACAAGGAGCCGCCGCAGCAGCCGGACGCCGAGGAGGCCCTGACGGCCACCACCGGGTTCTGGCACGACTGGGTCGAGCAGTGCACGTACCACGGCCCGTACCGGGAGGCGGTGATCCGCTCCCTGATCACCCTCAAGGCCCTCACGTACGCCCCCACGGGCGGGATCGTCGCCGCGCCGACCACCTCCCTGCCCGAGGAGATCGGCGGGGTCCGCAACTGGGACTACCGCTACACCTGGCTGCGCGACGCCGCCATCACCCTCTCCTCGCTGCTGCGCACGGGGTACCGCGACGAGGCCGCCGCCTGGCGGGACTGGCTGCTGCGCGCGGTGGCCGGTGACCCGGAGAACCTGCAGATCATGTACGGGATCGCGGGTGAGCGGGAGCTCGGCGAGACCGAGCTCGACTGGCTGCCGGGGTACGAGGGCTCGCGCCCGGTCCGGGTCGGCAACGGCGCCGCCGGGCAGCTCCAGCTCGATGTGTACGGCGAGGTCACCGAGGCCCTGCACCTGGGCCACATGACGGGTCTGGCGCGCAACGACTACGCGTCCTTGCTCCAGCTGAAACTGATCCGCTACCTGGAGACCCACTGGGACCAGCCGGACGAGGGCATCTGGGAGGTGCGCGGCCCGCGCCGGCACTTCGTGCACTCCAAGGTGATGGCGTGGGTGGCCGTGGACCGCACGATCAAGCTGATCGAGAGCGGGGACGCGGACGGGCCGCTGGAGCGGTGGCGCGAGCTGCGCGACGAGATCCACCAGGACGTGTGCGAGAAGGGCTACGACAAGGAACGCAACACGTTCACGCAGTCCTACGGCTCCAAGGAGCTGGACGCCTCCCTCCTGCTGATCCCGCAGATGGGCTTCCTGCCGCCGGACGACAAGCGGGTGATCGGCACGATCGAGGCGATCCAGCGCGAGCTGTCCACCCCCGACGGCTTCATCCTGCGCTATCCGACGGCGGGCGAGGAAGCGGGCGTGGACGGCCTGGAGGGGGACGAGGGGGCCTTCCTCGCGTGCTCGTTCTGGATGGCCGACGACCTGGCGATGATCGGCCGCGTCGACGAGGCCCGCCGCCTCTTCGAGAAGCTCCTCTCGCTCCGCAACGACCTGGGCCTGCTCGCCGAGGAATGGGATCCCAAGCTCCAGCGGCAGGTGGGCAACTTCCCCCAGGCCTTCAGCCACGTCCCCCTGATCGACACGGCCCTGCGGCTCACGGCGAGCGGGGCGTACGGGGGGTAG
- a CDS encoding FAD-binding oxidoreductase, whose translation MAPTSKAGTALTALREDLAGEVFAPGDPGYDEARTIFNAMIDRRPAVIAQCESEADVVTTVRFARELDLPVAVRGGGHSVAGMSLNDGGVVVDMRRMNEVTVHPGAKAVRVAGGAVMSHLDRACQPYDLATTGGRVSTTGVAGFVLGGGSGWLDRDFGLAVDNLLGVDLVTADGSTLTATAEDHPELFWALHGGGGNFGVATSLTLRLHELPEYAICLLLYPPESGPEVLRAYRELIATAGPEVSGGVLYMTGPPEPFVPEHLIGTLLAGALVTYAGGEEALRKIAGPLLALPHVAEVLTAIPYPDFQCMMDDPPGLRNYWSAEYLTGLPDELVDVFCARADTMPVPTGTQHVMFPLGGAIAQGPTEFPVPYRDSPWAVHPFGIWEDPADDARCRQWVKDVRADVQPWSSGAVYLNFTGDEGPERVVAGLGADNLARLGAVKRTYDPDNVFRFNHNIKPA comes from the coding sequence ATGGCCCCCACTTCGAAGGCGGGCACGGCCCTGACCGCGCTCCGCGAGGACCTCGCCGGCGAGGTGTTCGCCCCCGGCGATCCGGGCTACGACGAAGCCCGCACGATCTTCAACGCGATGATCGACCGGCGCCCGGCGGTCATCGCCCAGTGCGAGAGCGAAGCGGACGTGGTCACCACGGTCCGCTTCGCCCGTGAGCTGGACCTCCCCGTCGCGGTCCGCGGCGGCGGCCACAGCGTGGCGGGGATGTCCCTCAACGACGGCGGGGTCGTCGTCGACATGCGCCGGATGAACGAGGTCACCGTGCACCCGGGGGCGAAGGCCGTCCGGGTGGCCGGCGGCGCGGTGATGAGCCACCTGGACCGGGCCTGCCAGCCCTACGACCTGGCCACCACCGGCGGCCGCGTCTCCACCACGGGCGTCGCGGGCTTCGTACTGGGCGGCGGATCCGGCTGGCTGGACCGGGACTTCGGGCTGGCCGTGGACAACCTGCTCGGCGTGGACCTGGTCACCGCCGACGGGAGCACCCTGACCGCGACCGCCGAGGACCATCCGGAGCTGTTCTGGGCCCTGCACGGCGGCGGCGGCAACTTCGGCGTGGCCACCTCCCTGACGCTGCGCCTGCACGAGCTGCCCGAGTACGCGATCTGTCTGCTGCTCTACCCGCCGGAGTCGGGACCCGAGGTGCTGCGCGCGTACCGGGAGCTGATCGCCACCGCCGGACCCGAGGTCAGTGGCGGCGTGCTCTACATGACCGGCCCGCCGGAGCCCTTCGTGCCGGAGCACCTGATCGGGACCCTGCTCGCGGGCGCCCTGGTGACGTACGCGGGCGGCGAGGAGGCCCTGCGCAAGATCGCCGGGCCGCTGCTGGCCCTGCCGCACGTGGCCGAGGTGCTGACCGCGATCCCGTACCCCGACTTCCAGTGCATGATGGACGATCCGCCCGGACTGCGGAACTACTGGTCCGCGGAGTACCTGACCGGTCTCCCGGACGAGCTGGTGGACGTGTTCTGCGCCCGCGCGGACACGATGCCGGTGCCGACCGGCACCCAGCACGTGATGTTCCCGCTGGGCGGCGCCATCGCGCAGGGCCCCACGGAGTTCCCGGTTCCGTACCGGGACTCCCCGTGGGCCGTGCACCCCTTCGGCATCTGGGAGGACCCCGCCGACGACGCCCGCTGCCGCCAGTGGGTCAAGGACGTACGGGCCGACGTGCAGCCGTGGAGCAGCGGCGCGGTCTACCTCAACTTCACCGGCGACGAGGGCCCGGAGCGCGTGGTGGCCGGGCTGGGCGCGGACAACCTGGCCCGGCTGGGTGCGGTGAAGCGGACGTACGACCCGGACAACGTCTTCCGCTTCAACCACAACATCAAGCCCGCTTGA
- a CDS encoding FAD-dependent oxidoreductase: MARTPLMHALRQLAAEHAAARRLGLPVAEVRGSTRRQLLGRAAALGLGTALASSAGATAHAVEALPEKKPVTPARVAIVGAGISGLTAALTLQDAGVNCTLYEANPSRVGGRMWSQRSLWGYGQTSEIGGELIDTSHKKILELCRRFNLPTEDFLGGGPNGAEEVLWFNGTYYPREQADVDFNAVYQALHRDLQEAGEVSWNSTTPAGTALDNMTLYQWIETRIPGGHGSQLGRFIDVAYNVEYGADTDQQSALALVLLMGYQSNPGNFNVWGLSNERYHITGGNDQLPNAIAKALPAGSLVMGRELTAVRVAADGTQTLTFNDAGATRTVVADHTILCLPLPILQRIDLTGAGFDPLMKNLLRDARMGYCTKLNMQFTSRPWRGTGPWPGVSAGDCFTDTEVQQTWDTTKVQPGNAGILLQYGGGTLAGSLTPGSPFATDSDPYVRTLAGRMLTGIDAFFPGTKAAWTGRAQLSAWHRNPYSLGAYSYWPTGYLHKYAKYEGTAQGRIHIGGEHCSYDFQGFMEGGATEGERAAKEVITALTV, encoded by the coding sequence ATGGCCCGTACTCCGCTGATGCACGCGCTGCGACAACTCGCAGCCGAACACGCCGCCGCCCGCCGCCTGGGCCTGCCCGTGGCAGAGGTCCGCGGATCCACCCGCCGCCAGCTGCTCGGCCGGGCCGCCGCCCTCGGCCTCGGCACCGCCCTGGCCTCCTCGGCGGGCGCCACCGCCCACGCGGTGGAGGCGCTCCCGGAGAAGAAGCCCGTCACCCCCGCCCGGGTCGCCATCGTCGGCGCCGGCATCTCGGGGCTGACCGCGGCCCTCACCCTCCAGGACGCCGGGGTGAACTGCACGCTCTACGAGGCCAACCCGAGCCGCGTCGGCGGCCGCATGTGGAGCCAGCGCTCCCTGTGGGGCTACGGGCAGACCTCCGAGATCGGCGGCGAGCTGATCGACACCAGCCACAAGAAGATCCTGGAGCTGTGCCGCCGCTTCAACCTGCCCACCGAGGACTTCCTCGGCGGCGGGCCCAACGGGGCCGAGGAAGTCCTCTGGTTCAACGGGACGTACTACCCGCGCGAGCAGGCCGACGTGGACTTCAACGCCGTCTACCAGGCGCTGCACCGCGACCTCCAGGAAGCCGGCGAGGTCTCCTGGAACTCGACGACCCCCGCCGGCACCGCCCTCGACAACATGACCCTGTACCAGTGGATCGAGACCCGGATCCCCGGCGGCCACGGCTCGCAGCTCGGCCGCTTCATCGACGTCGCCTACAACGTCGAGTACGGGGCCGACACCGATCAGCAGTCCGCGCTCGCCCTCGTCCTGCTCATGGGCTACCAGTCCAACCCCGGCAACTTCAACGTCTGGGGCCTGTCCAACGAGCGCTACCACATCACCGGCGGCAACGATCAGCTGCCGAACGCCATAGCCAAGGCCCTGCCCGCCGGTTCGCTCGTGATGGGCCGCGAGCTGACCGCCGTGCGCGTGGCCGCCGACGGCACCCAGACGCTGACCTTCAACGACGCGGGCGCCACCCGGACGGTCGTCGCGGACCACACGATCCTGTGCCTGCCGCTGCCGATCCTGCAGCGGATCGACCTCACCGGGGCCGGCTTCGACCCGCTGATGAAGAACCTGCTGCGCGATGCGCGCATGGGCTACTGCACCAAGCTCAACATGCAGTTCACCAGCCGCCCCTGGCGCGGCACCGGCCCCTGGCCGGGGGTCTCCGCGGGGGACTGCTTCACCGACACCGAGGTCCAGCAGACCTGGGACACCACGAAGGTGCAGCCCGGCAACGCGGGCATCCTGCTCCAGTACGGCGGCGGCACCCTGGCCGGCTCCCTCACCCCGGGCAGTCCCTTCGCCACCGATTCCGACCCCTACGTACGCACCCTCGCGGGCCGGATGCTCACCGGGATCGACGCCTTCTTCCCCGGCACCAAGGCCGCCTGGACCGGGCGCGCGCAGCTCTCGGCCTGGCACCGCAACCCGTACTCCCTGGGCGCGTACTCGTACTGGCCGACCGGCTACCTCCACAAGTACGCCAAGTACGAGGGCACCGCTCAGGGCCGGATCCACATCGGCGGCGAACACTGCAGCTACGACTTCCAGGGCTTCATGGAAGGCGGGGCCACCGAGGGGGAGCGGGCGGCGAAGGAGGTGATCACCGCCCTGACCGTCTGA
- a CDS encoding APC family permease — MSTESSAGNGVPQVQRLKANSVGLVGVVFMAVATAAPITAMTGNLPIAVGFGNGIGAPAGYLFATAVLTVFAVGYVAMAKRITAAGAFYGYISHGLGRIAGMASGMLAVLAYIVFEASIVGVFSYFTKTTVHDQLGIDLPWIVYAAAMLAITAALAHFDINLTAKALGVMLVAEIAVLFAVATAVLIAGGGPDGIPVAPLNPKNAFTGTSAGLGLFFAFWSWVGFESTAMYGEESKNPKKVIPKATLISVVGVGLFYIYVSWMTIAGNGLAKSVELSASASPLDLFFAPTQTFIGAWAVDAFQWLLLTGSFACGMAFHQCAARYLYAIGREGFLHPGLGRTHPKHGSPYISSMVQTAIATGLVALFWLTGQDPYVHLYTLLAILGTMAILIVQTLCSFAVIGYFRKNHPEDRHWFRTFTAPLVGGIAMAAVVVLLLVNMKTAAGLAADSFFFTLIPWIVGVVFFGGLGLGLWLKFKAPERYEIIGRVVLEDAAERADDPAPAAPSAATVR; from the coding sequence ATGAGTACGGAAAGCAGCGCGGGCAACGGCGTACCCCAGGTCCAACGGCTCAAAGCCAATTCGGTGGGCCTGGTCGGCGTCGTCTTCATGGCCGTCGCCACCGCCGCCCCCATCACCGCGATGACCGGCAACCTCCCCATCGCCGTCGGCTTCGGCAACGGCATCGGCGCGCCCGCCGGCTACCTCTTCGCGACCGCCGTACTGACCGTCTTCGCGGTCGGCTACGTGGCCATGGCCAAGCGGATCACCGCCGCCGGCGCCTTCTACGGGTACATCTCGCACGGGCTCGGCCGGATCGCAGGCATGGCCTCCGGGATGCTCGCGGTCCTCGCTTACATCGTCTTCGAGGCCTCGATCGTCGGCGTCTTCTCCTACTTCACCAAGACCACCGTCCACGACCAGCTCGGCATCGACCTGCCGTGGATCGTCTACGCGGCCGCCATGCTCGCGATCACCGCCGCCCTCGCCCACTTCGACATCAACCTCACCGCCAAGGCGCTGGGCGTGATGCTCGTCGCCGAGATCGCGGTCCTCTTCGCCGTCGCCACCGCCGTCCTGATCGCGGGCGGCGGCCCGGACGGGATACCGGTCGCGCCCCTCAACCCGAAGAACGCCTTCACCGGCACCTCCGCCGGGCTCGGCCTCTTCTTCGCCTTCTGGTCCTGGGTCGGCTTCGAATCCACCGCCATGTACGGGGAGGAGTCCAAGAACCCGAAGAAGGTCATCCCCAAGGCGACCCTGATCTCCGTCGTCGGCGTCGGCCTCTTCTACATCTACGTCTCCTGGATGACCATCGCCGGCAACGGCCTCGCCAAGTCGGTGGAGCTCTCCGCCTCCGCGAGCCCCCTCGACCTGTTCTTCGCCCCGACCCAGACCTTCATCGGCGCCTGGGCCGTCGACGCCTTCCAGTGGCTGCTGCTCACCGGCTCCTTCGCCTGCGGCATGGCCTTCCACCAGTGCGCCGCCCGCTACCTCTACGCCATCGGCCGCGAGGGCTTCCTCCACCCGGGCCTGGGCCGCACGCACCCCAAGCACGGGTCCCCGTACATCTCCTCCATGGTGCAGACGGCCATCGCCACCGGCCTGGTCGCACTGTTCTGGCTGACCGGGCAGGACCCCTACGTCCACCTGTACACGCTGCTCGCGATCCTCGGCACGATGGCGATCCTCATCGTCCAGACCCTGTGCTCCTTCGCGGTGATCGGCTACTTCCGCAAGAACCACCCCGAGGACCGGCACTGGTTCCGCACCTTCACGGCCCCGCTCGTCGGCGGCATCGCCATGGCCGCCGTGGTCGTGCTGCTGCTGGTCAACATGAAGACCGCGGCCGGGCTGGCCGCCGACTCGTTCTTCTTCACGCTGATCCCGTGGATCGTCGGGGTGGTGTTCTTCGGCGGGCTCGGACTCGGCCTGTGGCTGAAGTTCAAGGCCCCCGAGCGCTACGAGATCATCGGCCGCGTGGTCCTGGAGGACGCGGCCGAACGCGCCGACGACCCCGCCCCCGCCGCCCCCTCCGCCGCGACCGTCCGATAA
- a CDS encoding PucR family transcriptional regulator, whose product MDNQGGITVQRALELPGLRSGLPEVVACADRLGRNVRWVHAGEVPNIASLLKGGELLLTTGLGLGTRPAEQRAFVRRLADRGIAALVVELGPRFTRLPATIVETARAAGLPLVQLHREVPFVTVTEEVHTEIVNGHYALLQRAEEVHRRCTEALLGGGGIPQVLHILADFTANPVFLETPDGQLLYAAGPVAGEAAADPLQVWEGLRGQRPAEPSGNAVVVDVPGGGHGSGSVRARLVLLGVGAPLLPVHRMAAERTAGVLAVVLMQARQEDELAARGRGDFLTDLSEGRISAEDAPAQARVLGFKPGTGPLLPVVMRLSSDLAPSGNWAVLARAVLEELSSVGVPVLLGVRPVEGRVPLLVSLRSDAERTTVADRVAAALRAGVERAGLDRAGAPPAVVVGVCGSWAAASAGLRHAAETATAAHGLPARPWYDARRLDIDLLLWRLREHPDLAAFVDRAIGALRVHDTVSRPPLLPTLETYLAHAGRKAETARELHLNRQTLYNRLARISELLGADLDDPETVLSLSLALRARRHTS is encoded by the coding sequence ATGGACAACCAGGGCGGGATCACGGTTCAGCGGGCATTGGAGCTGCCGGGGCTGCGCAGCGGGCTGCCCGAGGTGGTGGCCTGCGCCGACCGGCTCGGCCGGAACGTGCGCTGGGTGCACGCGGGCGAGGTCCCCAACATCGCGTCCCTGCTCAAGGGCGGCGAGCTGCTGCTGACCACGGGGCTCGGCCTCGGCACCCGGCCCGCCGAGCAGCGCGCCTTCGTACGCCGCCTCGCGGACCGCGGCATCGCCGCACTGGTCGTCGAACTGGGCCCGCGGTTCACCCGGCTGCCCGCCACGATCGTGGAGACCGCCCGCGCGGCCGGCCTCCCGCTGGTCCAGCTGCACCGCGAGGTCCCCTTCGTGACCGTGACGGAGGAGGTGCACACCGAGATCGTCAACGGCCACTACGCCCTGCTCCAGCGGGCCGAAGAGGTCCACCGGCGGTGCACCGAGGCCCTGCTGGGCGGCGGCGGAATCCCCCAGGTCCTGCACATCCTGGCCGACTTCACGGCCAACCCCGTCTTCCTGGAGACCCCCGACGGACAGCTCCTCTACGCGGCCGGACCGGTCGCCGGCGAAGCCGCCGCCGACCCCCTCCAGGTGTGGGAGGGCCTACGGGGCCAGCGCCCGGCCGAGCCCTCCGGCAACGCCGTGGTGGTCGACGTCCCCGGCGGCGGCCACGGCAGCGGATCGGTCCGGGCCCGGCTGGTCCTGCTCGGCGTGGGCGCCCCGCTGCTGCCCGTGCACCGGATGGCGGCCGAGCGGACGGCGGGCGTACTGGCCGTCGTACTGATGCAGGCCCGGCAGGAGGACGAGCTGGCCGCGCGCGGCCGCGGGGACTTCCTGACCGACCTGTCGGAGGGACGGATCTCGGCGGAGGACGCCCCCGCGCAAGCGCGCGTGCTGGGCTTCAAGCCCGGGACCGGCCCCCTGCTCCCGGTGGTCATGCGGCTCTCCTCGGACCTGGCCCCGTCGGGGAACTGGGCGGTCCTGGCCCGCGCCGTCCTCGAGGAACTCTCCTCGGTCGGCGTCCCGGTGCTCCTCGGAGTCCGCCCGGTGGAAGGCCGCGTCCCCCTGCTGGTCTCCCTGCGCAGCGACGCCGAACGCACCACGGTCGCCGACCGGGTCGCCGCGGCGCTGCGGGCCGGCGTCGAACGGGCCGGCCTCGACCGGGCGGGGGCTCCGCCCGCCGTGGTCGTCGGGGTCTGCGGCAGCTGGGCGGCCGCCTCGGCGGGCCTGCGCCACGCCGCGGAGACCGCGACGGCCGCGCACGGACTCCCCGCCCGGCCCTGGTACGACGCCCGGCGCCTGGACATCGACCTCCTCCTGTGGCGGCTGCGCGAACACCCCGACCTGGCGGCCTTCGTGGACCGCGCGATCGGCGCCCTACGGGTCCACGACACCGTCTCCCGGCCGCCGCTGCTCCCCACCCTGGAGACCTACCTGGCCCACGCGGGCCGCAAGGCGGAGACCGCGCGCGAGCTCCACCTGAACCGCCAGACCCTGTACAACCGCCTGGCCCGCATCTCGGAACTCCTGGGCGCGGACCTGGACGACCCGGAGACGGTCCTCTCCCTGAGCCTGGCGCTCCGGGCGCGCCGCCATACCTCTTAG